A single window of Agromyces aureus DNA harbors:
- a CDS encoding ABC-F family ATP-binding cassette domain-containing protein — protein MAHLLGAERLHLEFPTRTVFDEVTLGIDEGDRIGVVGRNGDGKSTLLKLLAGRLEPDGGRVTMRRGIRIGMLDQADVVDPGQTVAEAVVGGIDEHVWAGDAKVRDVIGGLLADVPWHAQIASLSGGQRRRVGLAALLVGDWDVVFLDEPTNHLDVEGIAWLAGHLRQRWSQGQGAVVVVTHDRWFLDEVCTATWEVHDGIVEPFEGGYAAYILQRVERDRMAAASESKRQNLMRKELAWLRRGAPARTSKPKFRIEAANQLIENEPPVRNPIELNRLAVTRLGKDVVDLIDVSVTYPVADAAADASGDGVKTVLRDVEWRIAPGERTGILGVNGAGKSTLLGLVTGAVTPTTGKVKRGTTVRIATLSQELSELTEWADQRVSAVVAEQRTSYEVAGKELSPGQLLERLGFTNAQLSTPVKNLSGGQKRRLQLLLILLQEPNVLILDEPTNDLDTDMLAAIEDLLDTWPGTLLVVSHDRYLIERVTDRQFAILDGHLRDLPRGVDQYLELRRATDAARRSDASDARRADSAPSGPTSTPTSGGTAGGAGAGLAASSAKPVAPSAPALAGAERRAAEKELSSIDRRLEKLQSEIAAKHEQLARHDQSDYAGLTTLGDELRALEASVVDLETRWLEVSETLDA, from the coding sequence ATGGCACATCTTCTGGGCGCCGAGCGCCTGCACCTCGAATTCCCGACGCGCACCGTCTTCGACGAGGTCACCCTCGGCATCGACGAGGGCGACCGCATCGGCGTCGTCGGCCGCAACGGCGACGGCAAGTCCACGCTGCTGAAGCTCCTGGCCGGCCGCCTCGAGCCCGACGGCGGGCGCGTCACGATGCGCCGCGGCATCCGCATCGGCATGCTCGACCAGGCCGACGTCGTCGACCCGGGCCAGACGGTCGCCGAGGCTGTCGTCGGCGGCATCGACGAGCATGTGTGGGCGGGCGACGCGAAGGTGCGCGACGTGATCGGCGGACTCCTCGCCGACGTGCCGTGGCACGCGCAGATCGCGAGCCTCTCCGGTGGCCAGCGCCGCCGGGTCGGGCTCGCCGCGCTGCTCGTCGGCGACTGGGACGTCGTGTTCCTCGACGAGCCGACGAACCACCTCGACGTCGAGGGCATCGCCTGGCTCGCGGGCCACCTCAGGCAGCGCTGGTCCCAGGGCCAGGGCGCGGTCGTGGTCGTCACGCACGACCGGTGGTTCCTCGACGAGGTGTGCACGGCCACGTGGGAGGTGCACGACGGCATCGTCGAGCCCTTCGAGGGCGGCTACGCGGCGTACATCCTGCAGCGCGTCGAGCGCGATCGCATGGCTGCGGCATCCGAGTCGAAGCGCCAGAACCTCATGCGCAAGGAGCTCGCGTGGCTGCGCCGCGGCGCGCCCGCCCGCACGTCGAAGCCGAAGTTCCGCATCGAGGCGGCGAACCAGCTCATCGAGAACGAGCCGCCCGTGCGCAACCCGATCGAGCTGAACCGGCTCGCGGTCACGCGCCTCGGCAAAGACGTCGTCGACCTCATCGACGTGTCCGTCACGTACCCGGTGGCGGATGCCGCGGCCGACGCATCGGGCGACGGCGTGAAGACCGTGCTGCGCGACGTCGAGTGGCGCATCGCGCCGGGCGAGCGCACCGGCATCCTCGGCGTGAACGGCGCCGGCAAGTCGACCCTGCTCGGCCTCGTGACCGGCGCCGTGACGCCCACCACCGGCAAGGTCAAGCGCGGCACGACCGTGCGCATCGCGACGCTCAGCCAGGAGCTCTCCGAGCTCACCGAATGGGCCGACCAGCGCGTCTCCGCGGTCGTCGCGGAGCAGCGCACGAGCTACGAGGTCGCGGGCAAGGAGCTCTCGCCCGGGCAGCTGCTCGAGCGCCTCGGCTTCACGAACGCGCAGCTCTCGACGCCCGTGAAGAACCTGTCGGGCGGGCAGAAGCGCCGACTGCAGCTGCTGCTCATCCTGCTGCAGGAGCCGAACGTGCTGATCCTCGACGAGCCGACGAACGACCTCGACACCGACATGCTCGCGGCCATCGAGGATCTGCTCGACACGTGGCCGGGCACACTCCTCGTCGTCTCCCACGACCGCTACCTCATCGAGCGCGTCACCGACCGCCAGTTCGCGATCCTCGACGGGCACCTGCGCGACCTGCCCCGCGGCGTCGACCAGTATCTGGAACTCCGCAGGGCGACGGATGCCGCGCGCCGCAGCGATGCGTCCGATGCGCGTCGTGCCGATTCGGCGCCGTCCGGTCCGACGTCGACTCCGACGTCGGGTGGCACCGCGGGCGGGGCGGGCGCCGGACTCGCCGCGTCGTCGGCGAAGCCGGTCGCGCCGTCGGCGCCGGCCCTCGCCGGCGCCGAACGCCGTGCCGCCGAGAAGGAGCTCTCCTCGATCGACCGCAGGCTCGAGAAGCTCCAGTCCGAGATCGCCGCCAAGCACGAGCAGTTGGCCCGTCACGACCAGTCCGACTACGCGGGGCTCACGACGCTCGGCGACGAACTGCGCGCGCTCGAGGCATCCGTCGTCGACCTCGAGACCCGCTGGCTCGAAGTTTCTGAGACGCTCGACGCCTGA
- a CDS encoding MetQ/NlpA family ABC transporter substrate-binding protein, whose protein sequence is MALRRTKLIAALAAVPLVLGLASCASAGAADEASDVVKIGVVGKADPQWAAFEKAADKAGIDIEIVDFSDYAQPNPATTEGELDLNQFQHIVYLADYNVSAGEDLTPIGSTAIYPLGLYSTKYDDVADIQEGETVAVPNDASNQARGLLVLQSAGLIELKSGGTIFSDLADVDEAKSKVKVTALEASLTPTSLPDVAAAIINNDFVEDAGLTFSDAIAKDDPTDPNALPYVNIFATRADDANNETYLKLVEIFQTDPDVQAGLVEASGGTGVPIITPVADLKDSLTKVEADTKAAKG, encoded by the coding sequence ATGGCACTCCGCCGCACCAAGCTCATCGCCGCCCTCGCCGCCGTCCCCCTCGTGCTCGGCCTCGCCTCCTGCGCCTCCGCAGGCGCCGCCGACGAGGCGTCCGACGTCGTGAAGATCGGCGTCGTCGGCAAGGCCGACCCCCAGTGGGCCGCCTTCGAGAAGGCCGCCGACAAGGCCGGCATCGACATCGAGATCGTCGACTTCTCCGACTACGCGCAGCCGAACCCGGCCACGACCGAGGGCGAGCTCGACCTGAACCAGTTCCAGCACATCGTGTACCTCGCCGATTACAACGTGTCGGCCGGCGAAGACCTGACGCCCATCGGCTCGACCGCGATCTACCCCCTCGGCCTCTACTCGACGAAGTACGACGACGTCGCCGACATCCAGGAGGGCGAGACCGTCGCCGTTCCGAACGACGCGTCGAACCAGGCCCGCGGCCTGCTCGTGCTGCAGTCGGCCGGCCTCATCGAGCTCAAGAGCGGCGGCACGATCTTCTCCGACCTCGCCGACGTCGACGAGGCGAAGTCCAAGGTCAAGGTCACCGCGCTCGAGGCCTCGCTCACCCCGACGTCGCTGCCCGATGTCGCCGCGGCGATCATCAACAACGACTTCGTCGAAGACGCCGGCCTCACGTTCAGCGACGCCATCGCGAAGGACGACCCCACCGACCCCAACGCGCTGCCGTACGTGAACATCTTCGCGACGCGCGCCGACGACGCGAACAACGAGACGTACCTCAAGCTCGTCGAGATCTTCCAGACCGACCCCGACGTGCAGGCGGGCCTCGTCGAGGCCTCGGGCGGCACCGGCGTGCCGATCATCACCCCCGTCGCCGACCTGAAGGACTCGCTCACCAAGGTCGAGGCCGACACGAAGGCCGCGAAGGGCTGA
- a CDS encoding methionine ABC transporter ATP-binding protein gives MALVSLTDVTKSYPPADRSGTPVVAVDAVSLDIEPGDVYGIIGYSGAGKSTLVRLINALEPATSGSITFDGRELTAMPERELRGIRLGIGMIFQQFNLFTSKTVWKNVAYPLTVAGWTKSEIKLRVDELLDFVGLSDKAKSYPEQLSGGQKQRVGIARALATSPRLLLADEATSALDPETTQEVLALLKRVNREFGVTIVVITHEMDVIQSIATKVAVMDGGRVIENGDVFDVFSDPQNASSQRFVSTVVKGIPSPAELAVLRERHDGRIVTLSFRDGDASQASVFVDLATAGLEFELVYGGINDIQGRAFGHLTLAVRGDAAAIDAALAKIGERVDVTEVA, from the coding sequence ATGGCCCTCGTGAGCCTCACCGACGTCACGAAGTCGTATCCGCCCGCCGACCGTTCGGGCACCCCCGTCGTCGCGGTCGACGCCGTCAGCCTCGACATCGAGCCCGGCGACGTCTACGGCATCATCGGCTATTCGGGCGCGGGCAAGTCCACGCTCGTCCGCCTCATCAATGCGCTCGAACCCGCGACCTCTGGCAGCATCACGTTCGACGGCCGCGAGCTGACCGCGATGCCCGAGCGCGAGCTCCGCGGCATCCGTCTCGGCATCGGCATGATCTTCCAGCAGTTCAACCTGTTCACGTCGAAGACCGTGTGGAAGAACGTCGCCTACCCGCTCACCGTGGCCGGGTGGACGAAGTCCGAGATCAAGCTCCGCGTCGACGAGCTGCTCGACTTCGTCGGGCTCTCCGACAAGGCGAAGAGCTACCCCGAGCAGCTCTCGGGCGGCCAGAAGCAGCGCGTGGGCATCGCCCGTGCGCTCGCGACCTCGCCGCGCCTGCTGCTCGCCGACGAGGCGACGAGCGCGCTCGACCCCGAGACGACGCAGGAGGTGCTCGCGCTGCTCAAGCGCGTGAACCGCGAGTTCGGCGTCACGATCGTCGTCATCACGCACGAGATGGACGTGATCCAGTCGATCGCGACGAAGGTCGCGGTCATGGACGGCGGCCGGGTCATCGAGAACGGCGACGTGTTCGACGTGTTCTCCGACCCGCAGAACGCCTCGTCGCAGCGCTTCGTGTCGACGGTGGTCAAGGGCATCCCGTCGCCCGCCGAGCTCGCGGTGCTCCGCGAGCGGCACGACGGGCGCATCGTGACGCTCTCGTTCCGCGACGGCGACGCGTCGCAGGCCTCGGTGTTCGTCGACCTCGCGACCGCGGGCCTCGAGTTCGAGCTCGTCTACGGCGGCATCAACGACATCCAGGGCCGAGCGTTCGGGCACCTCACGCTCGCGGTCCGAGGTGACGCCGCCGCGATCGACGCGGCGCTCGCGAAGATCGGCGAACGCGTCGACGTGACGGAGGTGGCGTGA
- a CDS encoding methionine ABC transporter permease, which produces MDRLFELGPEFWTAAGETLYMVAFTLLIGGAIGLVLGIVLYATRAGGLLASRAVFTVLNLVINFFRPIPFIIFIAVAQPFARLVIGTGIGNDALIFTLSIASSFAIARIVEQNLVTVSPGVVEAAKAMGAGPFRILRTVVIPEALGPLILGYTFVLVAIVDMTAVAGYIGGGGLGNFALVYGYRQFEPAATWAAVLLIILLVQVVQFLGNWLARKVMRR; this is translated from the coding sequence ATGGATCGCCTGTTCGAACTCGGCCCCGAATTCTGGACCGCCGCCGGCGAGACGCTCTACATGGTGGCGTTCACGCTGCTCATCGGTGGCGCCATCGGGCTCGTCCTCGGCATCGTGCTCTACGCGACCCGTGCGGGCGGCCTGCTGGCCAGCCGCGCGGTCTTCACGGTGCTGAACCTGGTCATCAACTTCTTCCGGCCGATCCCGTTCATCATCTTCATCGCGGTCGCGCAACCGTTCGCCCGGCTCGTGATCGGCACGGGCATCGGCAACGATGCGCTCATCTTCACCCTCTCGATCGCGTCGTCGTTCGCGATCGCACGCATCGTGGAGCAGAACCTCGTCACGGTCTCGCCCGGGGTCGTCGAGGCCGCGAAGGCCATGGGTGCCGGGCCGTTCCGGATCCTCCGGACGGTCGTCATCCCCGAGGCGCTCGGCCCGCTGATCCTCGGCTACACGTTCGTGCTCGTCGCGATCGTCGACATGACGGCGGTCGCCGGGTACATCGGCGGCGGCGGCCTCGGCAACTTCGCCCTCGTCTACGGCTACCGGCAGTTCGAGCCGGCGGCGACCTGGGCCGCGGTGCTGCTCATCATCCTGCTCGTGCAGGTCGTGCAGTTCCTCGGCAACTGGCTGGCCCGCAAGGTCATGCGCCGCTGA
- the aztD gene encoding zinc metallochaperone AztD, translated as MITARRPTRLHLLTAAPALLAVAALTACASPSGGAATTADETSDTASSSSAEREVATTRIVATYDGGVLVLEGDSLEVVADLPLEGFLRVNPAGDGRRVLVSTDDAFEVLDTGVRVEPHGDHDHYYAVEPQLTGLSLPAEHPGHVTTNAGTTALFADGTGEALLYEEGALRNADEPDDVDATRYESAEAHHGVVVPVTGGGLLATLGDESARTGAAALDAVGGELARTDACPGVHGAAVAADEAVVLGCEDGAIVWSGGAFAKVQAPDAHGRIGNQAGSAESTIVLGDYKVDPDADLERPTRVSLIDTTTATLRLVDLGTSYTFRSLARGPHGEALVLGTDGAIHVLDPVTGELVERIDVVDAWTEPVEWQQPRPAIEVHGHRAYVTDPAASALHLIDLDTGEVTASVELPHVPNELSSVGGH; from the coding sequence ATGATCACCGCTCGAAGACCGACCCGCCTCCACCTCCTCACCGCAGCGCCCGCGCTCCTCGCCGTGGCCGCCCTGACGGCCTGCGCCTCACCGTCGGGCGGGGCCGCCACCACGGCCGACGAGACATCCGACACCGCCTCGTCGTCGAGCGCCGAGCGCGAAGTCGCGACGACCCGCATCGTCGCGACCTACGACGGCGGCGTGCTCGTGCTCGAGGGCGACTCGCTCGAGGTCGTCGCCGACCTGCCCCTCGAGGGCTTCCTGCGCGTGAACCCGGCCGGCGACGGCCGCCGCGTGCTGGTGTCGACCGACGACGCGTTCGAGGTGCTCGACACGGGCGTGCGGGTCGAACCGCACGGCGACCACGACCACTACTACGCCGTGGAGCCGCAGCTCACCGGGCTCTCCCTCCCGGCCGAGCACCCGGGACACGTCACGACGAACGCCGGAACGACCGCGCTCTTCGCCGACGGCACAGGCGAGGCCCTGCTCTACGAGGAGGGCGCGCTGCGCAACGCCGACGAGCCCGACGACGTCGACGCGACCCGCTACGAGAGCGCCGAGGCGCACCACGGCGTGGTCGTGCCGGTCACCGGCGGCGGGCTCCTCGCGACGCTCGGCGACGAGTCCGCGCGCACGGGCGCCGCGGCGCTCGACGCCGTCGGCGGCGAGCTCGCCCGCACCGATGCCTGCCCCGGCGTGCACGGTGCGGCCGTCGCCGCCGACGAGGCCGTCGTGCTCGGATGCGAGGATGGCGCGATCGTCTGGAGCGGGGGCGCCTTCGCGAAGGTGCAGGCACCCGACGCCCACGGTCGCATCGGCAACCAGGCGGGCAGCGCCGAGTCGACGATCGTGCTCGGCGACTACAAGGTCGACCCCGACGCCGATCTCGAACGGCCGACGCGCGTGAGCCTCATCGACACCACGACCGCGACGCTCCGCCTCGTCGACCTCGGCACGAGCTACACGTTCCGCTCGCTCGCGCGCGGACCGCACGGCGAGGCGCTCGTGCTCGGCACCGACGGGGCGATCCACGTGCTCGATCCCGTCACGGGCGAGCTGGTCGAGCGCATCGACGTCGTCGACGCGTGGACCGAGCCCGTCGAGTGGCAGCAGCCGCGACCCGCCATCGAGGTGCACGGGCACCGCGCCTACGTGACCGACCCGGCCGCATCAGCGCTGCACCTCATCGACCTGGACACCGGCGAGGTCACCGCGAGCGTCGAGCTGCCGCACGTGCCGAACGAGCTCTCGTCGGTGGGCGGCCACTGA
- a CDS encoding MarR family winged helix-turn-helix transcriptional regulator, which yields MTHADEVDRIVEDWERERPDLDFAPLQVLSRVARLSKHLDRARRQAFTRSELESSEFDVLSALRRAGAPFRLSPKALLQQTLVSSGTMTNRIDRLVERGLVSRQTDPNDGRGILVEMSPAGLARVDAAITRLVDAEAELLSGLPAGEQKRLAGLLRKLSLGFD from the coding sequence ATGACGCATGCCGACGAGGTCGACCGCATCGTCGAGGACTGGGAGCGCGAACGCCCGGACCTCGACTTCGCACCCCTGCAGGTGCTCTCGCGCGTCGCCCGCCTCTCGAAGCACCTCGACCGGGCCAGGCGTCAGGCGTTCACGCGCTCCGAGCTGGAGTCGAGCGAGTTCGACGTGCTCTCGGCGCTGCGCCGCGCGGGCGCCCCGTTCCGCCTCTCCCCCAAGGCGCTGCTGCAGCAGACCCTCGTCTCGAGCGGCACCATGACGAACCGCATCGATCGTCTCGTCGAGCGCGGGCTCGTGAGTCGGCAGACCGACCCGAACGACGGCCGCGGCATCCTCGTCGAAATGAGCCCGGCGGGTCTCGCGCGGGTGGACGCCGCGATCACGCGACTCGTCGATGCCGAGGCCGAGCTGCTCTCCGGCCTCCCGGCGGGCGAGCAGAAGCGGCTCGCGGGACTGCTGCGCAAGCTGAGCCTCGGCTTCGACTGA
- the glmU gene encoding bifunctional UDP-N-acetylglucosamine diphosphorylase/glucosamine-1-phosphate N-acetyltransferase GlmU yields MDQKLAIIVLAAGQGTRMKSATPKLLHPLAGAPVVGHVLATARALDAAHVIAVVRHERDLVAAAVEAELPGTRIVDQDEMPGTGRAVEQALDALPADFEGEVLVLNGDVPLLNADTLAGFLELHRTRAAAASVMSALYEDPTGYGRIVRDTAGQFDRIVEQKDANEAERGIGEINAGIYAFGAAALRDQLANLTTDNAQGEKYLTDVIQLLRTAGSEVEAVPVSEPWLVAGINDRAQLSETAARLNALIIRGWQLNGVTIEDPTSTWIDLTVRIAQDVTIRPGTQLKGATLIETGAAVGPDTTLVDCEVGENADVRRTDATLAVIGAGATVGPFSFLRPGTVLGADGKIGAFVETKNAQIGTGSKVPHLSYVGDATIGEHSNIGAGSIFANYDGVRKHHSDVGSHVRTGSHGVFVAPVRIGDGAYTAAGTVVRKDVPSGSLAVNVAPQRNIEEWVQKHRAGSAAADAAEAAREASGSDAD; encoded by the coding sequence ATGGATCAGAAGCTCGCCATCATCGTGCTCGCCGCAGGCCAGGGCACCCGCATGAAGTCCGCAACCCCGAAGCTGCTGCACCCGCTCGCGGGCGCCCCGGTCGTCGGGCACGTGCTCGCCACGGCCCGCGCGCTCGACGCCGCGCACGTCATCGCCGTCGTGCGGCACGAGCGCGACCTGGTCGCCGCGGCCGTCGAGGCGGAGCTGCCGGGCACGCGCATCGTCGATCAGGACGAGATGCCCGGCACCGGCCGTGCCGTCGAGCAGGCGCTCGACGCGCTTCCCGCCGATTTCGAGGGCGAGGTGCTCGTGCTGAACGGCGACGTGCCGCTGCTGAACGCCGACACGCTCGCCGGCTTCCTCGAGCTGCACCGCACGCGGGCCGCCGCGGCATCCGTCATGTCGGCCCTCTACGAGGACCCGACCGGGTACGGCCGCATCGTCCGCGACACCGCAGGCCAGTTCGACCGCATCGTCGAGCAGAAGGACGCGAACGAAGCCGAGCGCGGCATCGGCGAGATCAACGCGGGCATCTACGCGTTCGGCGCCGCGGCGCTGCGCGACCAGCTCGCGAACCTCACGACCGACAACGCGCAGGGCGAGAAGTACCTCACCGACGTGATCCAGCTGCTGCGCACGGCGGGATCCGAGGTCGAGGCCGTTCCCGTCAGCGAGCCGTGGCTCGTCGCCGGCATCAACGACCGCGCCCAGCTCTCCGAGACGGCCGCCCGCCTGAACGCCCTCATCATCCGCGGCTGGCAGCTGAACGGCGTGACGATCGAAGACCCCACGAGCACGTGGATCGACCTCACCGTGCGCATCGCGCAGGACGTGACCATTCGCCCCGGCACCCAGCTGAAGGGCGCGACGCTCATCGAGACCGGAGCCGCCGTCGGGCCGGACACGACCCTCGTCGACTGCGAGGTCGGCGAGAACGCCGACGTGCGCCGAACCGACGCCACGCTCGCCGTCATCGGCGCCGGCGCGACGGTCGGCCCGTTCTCGTTCCTGCGCCCGGGCACCGTGCTCGGCGCCGACGGCAAGATCGGCGCCTTCGTCGAGACGAAGAACGCGCAGATCGGCACCGGAAGCAAGGTTCCGCATCTCTCGTACGTCGGCGACGCGACCATCGGCGAGCACTCCAACATCGGCGCGGGCTCGATCTTCGCCAACTACGACGGCGTGCGCAAGCACCACTCCGACGTCGGTTCGCACGTGCGCACCGGCTCTCACGGCGTCTTCGTCGCGCCGGTTAGGATTGGTGACGGCGCCTACACGGCCGCCGGAACCGTCGTCCGCAAAGACGTCCCGTCCGGCTCGCTCGCCGTGAACGTGGCACCGCAACGCAACATCGAGGAGTGGGTCCAGAAGCACCGGGCCGGTTCTGCGGCGGCTGACGCCGCCGAGGCCGCGCGCGAGGCATCCGGTTCCGACGCCGACTGA
- a CDS encoding ribose-phosphate diphosphokinase has product MSGIETTGSKRLVLVSGRAHPALAEQIAHELGSELVPTDARTFANGEIYARFDESVRGSDAFVIQSHTAPINEWLMEQLIMLDALKRASAKRITVVAPFYPYARQDKKGRGREPISARLVADLFKAAGADRIMSIDLHAAQIQGFFDGPVDHLFAMPVLLEEFKNSLDPSTLTVVSPDMGRVRVADIWSDKLGAPLAIIHKRRDPLVPNQVSVHEIIGPVEGRVCLLVDDLIDTGRTIVKAAEALKKAGAIGVVVAATHAVFSSPATEILQSDVIDRVVVTDTLPVPEDKRWDRLTVLPIAPLLARAIHEVFEDGSVTSMFDGAA; this is encoded by the coding sequence ATGTCGGGAATCGAGACCACCGGATCGAAGCGGCTCGTGCTGGTTTCGGGGCGGGCGCATCCCGCGCTGGCCGAGCAGATCGCACATGAACTCGGCTCGGAGCTCGTGCCCACCGATGCGCGCACCTTCGCGAACGGCGAGATCTACGCGCGCTTCGACGAGAGCGTGCGCGGCTCCGACGCGTTCGTGATCCAGTCGCACACCGCGCCCATCAACGAGTGGCTCATGGAGCAGCTCATCATGCTCGACGCGCTCAAGCGCGCATCGGCGAAGCGCATCACGGTCGTCGCGCCGTTCTACCCCTACGCCCGCCAAGACAAGAAGGGCCGTGGCCGCGAGCCGATCTCCGCACGACTCGTCGCCGACCTGTTCAAGGCCGCCGGCGCCGACCGCATCATGTCGATCGACCTGCACGCCGCGCAGATCCAGGGCTTCTTCGACGGCCCCGTCGACCACCTCTTCGCCATGCCCGTGCTGCTCGAGGAGTTCAAGAACTCGCTCGACCCGTCGACGCTGACCGTCGTCTCGCCCGACATGGGCCGCGTGCGCGTCGCCGACATCTGGAGCGACAAGCTGGGCGCGCCGCTGGCCATCATCCACAAGCGCCGCGACCCGCTGGTTCCCAACCAGGTGTCCGTGCACGAGATCATCGGCCCGGTCGAGGGTCGTGTCTGCCTGCTGGTGGACGATTTGATCGATACCGGCCGCACGATCGTGAAGGCCGCCGAGGCGCTCAAGAAGGCGGGGGCAATCGGCGTGGTCGTCGCGGCGACCCACGCAGTGTTCTCCAGCCCTGCCACCGAGATCCTCCAGTCCGACGTCATCGACCGCGTCGTCGTCACCGACACGCTGCCCGTACCCGAAGACAAGCGCTGGGATCGCCTCACCGTGCTGCCCATCGCGCCGCTCCTCGCGCGCGCCATCCACGAGGTCTTCGAAGACGGCTCGGTCACGAGCATGTTCGATGGGGCCGCGTAG
- a CDS encoding long-chain-fatty-acid--CoA ligase — protein sequence MAITTPRPWLAGYAEGVPHDLELPEGSLYDLLATSVAEHPASVALEFFGRETTYAELGEQVERAAEGLRLLGVQKGDTVAIVLPNCPQHIVAFYAVLRLGAIVIEHNPLYTPRELRHQFEDHGARFAIAWDNVVETILGFPADLGVKHVISVDVTRAMPFLTRAALKLPIAKARESRAALTSGAKGTSSWSEVVEAGRIDPHVVAPEASDVALIQYTSGTTGSPKGATLTHLNLLANAAQSRAWVPTIERGNCVVYAVLPMFHAYGLTLCLTFAMSMGARLVLFPKFDPDLVLPVIKKRPPTFLPAVPPIYERLTKAAADKGVSLDGIQIAISGAMALTPAVVEPWEAATGGVLVEGYGLSECSPVISANPVAANRKAGTIGLPFPSTECRVVDPENPIADVEPGGEGELVVRGPQVFQGYWNKPDETDAVFVTDPAGGTPWFRTGDIVSIDDEGFVHVVDRIKELIITGGFNVAPTEVEEALRTYPGIVDVAVVGLPDQHSGEQVIAAVVLADGQRLDEAAIREFARERLTPYKVPRRIVEVDELPRSLIGKVLRREVRNRLQAG from the coding sequence ATGGCCATCACCACCCCGCGACCGTGGCTCGCAGGGTACGCCGAGGGCGTGCCCCACGACCTCGAGCTGCCCGAAGGCTCGCTCTACGACCTGCTCGCGACCTCGGTCGCCGAACACCCGGCGAGCGTCGCGCTCGAGTTCTTCGGGCGCGAGACGACCTACGCCGAGCTCGGCGAGCAGGTCGAGCGCGCGGCCGAGGGGCTGCGTCTGCTCGGCGTGCAGAAGGGCGACACGGTGGCGATCGTGCTGCCGAACTGCCCGCAGCACATCGTCGCGTTCTACGCCGTGCTCCGCCTCGGCGCGATCGTCATCGAGCACAACCCGCTCTACACCCCGCGCGAACTGCGACACCAGTTCGAAGACCACGGTGCACGCTTCGCGATCGCGTGGGACAACGTGGTCGAGACGATCCTCGGGTTCCCGGCCGACCTCGGCGTCAAGCACGTCATCTCGGTCGACGTCACCCGCGCGATGCCGTTCCTCACCAGGGCGGCGCTCAAGCTCCCGATCGCGAAGGCCCGCGAGTCCCGTGCCGCGCTCACCTCGGGCGCGAAGGGCACCTCGTCGTGGTCGGAGGTGGTCGAGGCCGGGCGCATCGATCCGCACGTCGTCGCGCCCGAGGCATCCGACGTCGCCCTCATCCAGTACACGAGCGGCACCACCGGTTCGCCGAAGGGTGCGACGCTCACCCACCTCAACCTGCTCGCGAACGCGGCGCAGTCGCGGGCGTGGGTGCCGACGATCGAGCGCGGCAACTGCGTCGTCTACGCGGTGCTGCCGATGTTCCACGCCTACGGGCTGACGCTGTGCCTCACGTTCGCGATGAGCATGGGCGCCCGTCTCGTGCTCTTCCCGAAGTTCGACCCCGACCTCGTGCTGCCGGTCATCAAGAAGCGTCCGCCGACCTTCCTGCCGGCGGTGCCGCCGATCTACGAGCGTCTGACGAAGGCGGCCGCAGACAAGGGCGTCTCGCTCGACGGCATCCAGATCGCGATCTCGGGGGCGATGGCGCTCACGCCCGCGGTCGTCGAGCCGTGGGAGGCCGCGACCGGCGGCGTGCTCGTCGAGGGGTACGGCCTCTCGGAGTGCTCGCCCGTCATCTCGGCGAATCCGGTCGCCGCGAACCGCAAGGCCGGCACCATCGGCCTGCCGTTCCCGTCGACCGAGTGCCGCGTCGTCGACCCCGAGAACCCCATCGCCGACGTCGAACCGGGCGGCGAGGGCGAGCTCGTCGTGCGCGGTCCGCAGGTGTTCCAGGGGTACTGGAACAAGCCCGACGAGACCGATGCGGTGTTCGTCACCGACCCAGCCGGCGGCACGCCCTGGTTCCGCACGGGCGACATCGTCTCGATCGACGACGAGGGCTTCGTGCACGTCGTCGACCGCATCAAGGAGCTCATCATCACGGGCGGCTTCAACGTCGCTCCGACCGAGGTCGAGGAGGCGCTGCGCACCTACCCCGGCATCGTGGATGTCGCGGTCGTCGGCCTGCCCGACCAGCACTCGGGCGAGCAGGTGATCGCCGCGGTCGTGCTCGCCGACGGCCAGCGCCTCGACGAGGCGGCGATCCGCGAGTTCGCGCGCGAGCGCCTCACGCCGTACAAGGTGCCCAGGCGCATCGTCGAGGTCGACGAGCTTCCTCGCTCGCTCATCGGCAAGGTCCTCCGCCGCGAGGTGCGCAACCGCCTCCAGGCCGGTTGA